One genomic region from Ptychodera flava strain L36383 chromosome 5, AS_Pfla_20210202, whole genome shotgun sequence encodes:
- the LOC139133997 gene encoding uncharacterized protein: protein MGRFLRHNLVFAVCLVILKNVDSDQAAGDDVYEACQTEIEALQQCASRSAGFTARLTTLNTFGRFGPQSLGNFYKDQDHERLVTLDSGIQELTIPYTGDYVIEAAGAAGGYDGEAYKQYRGRGALIRGTVHLRKGTTLRILVGQESVDGSSNLSSGGGGGTFVIHEDNTPIIIAGGGGGSFWQSRRDPLCDGTKANAGNPGGGRGFSGGEGGQGAPSVNYKYAGGGGGGMNSNGGGWHNNNGKHGGFAFLNGGNGGEGGNNNLNGGFGGGGGSRSGGGGPGGGGGYSGGGSGDYYTGSCAGGGGSFNSGRNKYEQSGANNGPGYVIITREFSGSMTRNAFNSILGGRK from the exons ATGGGTCGATTTTTAAGGCACAATTTGGTGTTTGCAGTATGCCTCGTTATTCTGAAAAATGTAGATTCTGACCAGGCAGCGGGCGATGACGTGTACGAGGCTTGCCAGACAGAAATTGAAGCTCTTCAGCAGTGTGCTTCTCGCTCAGCTGGTTTTACAG CTCGCCTCACAACGCTGAACACATTTGGAAGATTTGGTCCACAGTCGCTGGGCAATTTCTACAAAGACCAAGACCATGAACGCTTGGTTACCTTAGATAGTGGTATTCAAGAACTCACAATACCCTATACGGGTGATTACGTCATAGAAGCGGCAG GTGCCGCCGGTGGATACGACGGGGAAGCTTACAAACAGTATCGTGGAAGAGGGGCGTTGATCCGTGGGACAGTCCACTTAAGAAAAG GAACAACGTTACGAATATTGGTCGGCCAGGAGAGTGTAGACGGTTCGAGTAATTTGTCAAGTGGAGGCGGCGGAGGAACGTTCGTTATACATGAGGATAACACACCAATTATCATCGCTGGTGGCGGGGGAGGGAGTTTCTGGCAGAGCAGAAGAGACCCTCTGTGCGACGGTACAAAGGCGAATGCAGGCAATCCTGGTGGTGGACGCGGCTTCAGTGGTGGGGAGGGTGGACAAGGGGCGCCCTCAGTCAATTATAAATACGCcggtggtggtggtggaggTATGAATAGCAACGGAGGGGGATGGCACAATAACAATGGAAAGCACGGCGGTTTTGCATTTCTCAATGGCGGTAACGGTGGAGAAGGCGGTAATAACAATTTGAATGGTGGGTTTGGTGGTGGCGGTGGATCCAGATCTGGTGGTGGCGGGCCAGGCGGTGGAGGCGGATATTCCGGTGGGGGTAGCGGTGATTATTATACTGGAAGTTGCGCCGGAGGTGGTGGCTCGTTCAATAGTGGGAGAAATAAATATGAACAGAGTGGTGCGAATAACGGACCAGGTTACGTCATTATTACAAGAGAATTTTCAGGTTCAATGACAAGGAATGCCTTCAATAGCATATTAGGTGGTCGTAAATAA